A genomic window from Betta splendens chromosome 24, fBetSpl5.4, whole genome shotgun sequence includes:
- the esr1 gene encoding estrogen receptor isoform X1, with protein MYKRQPCRPVLRSRISPAFTELETLSPPRLSPPLHAPLSDMYPEDSRGTGGVASVDFLEGTYDYATPTPAPTPLYSHSTAGYYSAPLDTHGPPSDSSLQSLGSGSTSPLVFVPPSTRLSPFMHPPSQHYLESTSASIYRSTQQPASRDDQCGTSEESYTLEAGGAAAGAAGFEMAKETRFCAVCSDYASGYHYGVWSCEGCKAFFKRSIQGHNDYMCPATNQCTIDRNRRKSCQACRLRKCYEVGMMKGGVRKDRGRVLRHGKRRSGTSDRVKATKVLEHRAAPPQDGRKHRSSAGGEEGRSPDTAMPPDQLCRQVLLLLQGAEPPILSSRQKLNRPYTEVTIMGLLTNMADKELVHMIAWAKKLPGFLQLSLHDQVQLLESSWLEVLMIGLIWRSIHCPGKLIFAQDLILDRSEGDCVEGFAEIFDMLLATTSRFRVLKLKPEEFVCLKAIVLLNSGAFSFCTGTMEPLHDSVAVQNMLDTITDALVHHISQSGCSVQQQLRRQAQLLLLLSHIRHMSNKGMEHLYSMKCKNRVPLYDLLLEMLDAHHLHRPIRSTQPWSQADREPPAATSGSGASSAGSSSAPRGSHEGPSRAPTGPGVLQYGRPLSDCTHIL; from the exons ATGTATAAGAG GCAGCCTTGCAGACCGGTGCTCAGATCCAGGATCAGCCCAGCCTTCACAGAGCTGGAGACTCTCTCCCCGCCACGTCTCTCGCCTCCGCTTCATGCCCCCCTCAGTGACATGTACCCCGAAGACAGCCGGGGGACTGGAGGGGTAGCCTCTGTGGACTTCCTGGAAGGGACGTACGACTATGCCACCCCCACCCCTGCTCCCACTCCTCTCTACAGCCACTCCACTGCAGGCTACTACTCGGCTCCTCTGGACACCCACGGACCGCCGTCTGACAGCAGTCTGCAGTCCTTAGGCAGCGGGTCCACCAGCCCCCTGGTGTTCGTGCCCCCCAGCACTCGACTCAGCCCCTTTATGCACCCGCCCAGTCAACACTACCTAGAGTCCACCTCCGCATCCATCTACAG GTCCACTCAGCAGCCGGCGTCCAGAGACGACCAGTGCGGCACCAGCGAGGAGTCCTACACTCTGGAGGCCGGCGGGGCCGCAGCAGGAGCTGCCGGCTTTGAGATGGCCAAGGAGACGCGCTTCTGCGCCGTGTGCAGCGACTACGCCTCCGGGTACCACTACGGGGTGTGGTCCTGTGAGGGCTGCAAGGCTTTCTTCAAGAGGAGCATCCAGG GTCACAATGACTATATGTGCCCAGCGACCAATCAGTGTACTATAGACAGGAATCGGAGGAAGAGCTGCCAGGCCTGTCGCCTCAGAAAGTGTTACGAAGTGGGCATGATGAAAGGAG GTGTGCGTAAGGACCGCGGCCGTGTCCTACGCCATGGAAAACGAAGGAGCGGCACTAGCGACAGAGTCAAAGCCACTAAGGTCCTGGAGCACAGAGCAGCGCCTCCACAAGACGGGAGGAAACACCGCAGCAGTGCtgggggggaggaaggaaggtCACCAGACACTGCCATGCCTCCGGATCAG CTGTGTCGTcaggtcctcctcctgctgcagggaGCCGAGCCCCCGATACTGAGCTCCCGTCAGAAGCTGAACCGCCCCTACACTGAGGTGACCATCATGGGCCTGCTgaccaacatggccgacaaggagCTGGTCCACATGATAGCCTGGGCCAAGAAGCTTCCAG GGTTTCTGCAGCTGTCACTTCATGACCaagtgcagctgctggagagctCCTGGCTGGAGGTGCTGATGATCGGGCTCATCTGGAGATCCATCCACTGCCCCGGCAAGCTCATCTTTGCACAGGACCTCATACTCGACAG GAGCGAAGGCGACTGCGTGGAGGGCTTCGCGGAGATCTTCGACATGCTGCTGGCCACCACGTCCCGCTTCCGTGTGCTCAAGCTCAAACCCGAGGAGTTTGTTTGCCTTAAAGCCATCGTCCTGCTGAACTCCG GAGCTTTCTCGTTCTGCACCGGGACCATGGAGCCGCTCCACGACAGTGTGGCGGTGCAGAACATGTTGGACACCATCACCGATGCGCTCGTGCACCACATCAGCCAATCGGGATGCTCGGTTCAGCAGCAGTTGAGACGAcaggcccagctgctgctgctattgtcCCACATCAGGCACATGAG TAACAAAGGCATGGAGCACCTCTACAGCATGAAGTGCAAGAACCGGGTGCCTCTGTAcgacctgctgctggagatgctggacgcccaccacctccaccgccCCATCAGGTCCACTCAGCCCTGGTCCCAGGCTGACAGAGAGCCCCCCGCCGCCAccagcggcagcggcgcctcCTCCGCCGGCTCCAGCTCGGCACCCAGAGGCAGCCACGAGGGCCCGAGCAGAGCGCCCACAGGCCCCGGCGTCCTGCAGTACGGCCGCCCGCTCTCCGACTGCACCCACATCCTATGA
- the armt1 gene encoding damage-control phosphatase ARMT1: MASDPTVTGVPPSLSAKVVGSFAYFTVKDRLPTILTKVIDTIHRNKNKFFEEYGEEGIEAEKQTIGLLSKLRNELQTDKPVLPLTYGRQDTEPWNQYLQRQVEVQGDPESVSWFKSPWLYVECYMYRRIQEAVWLNPPINDYDVFNEGKTQSFFESQQAVIAICTYLEGVRKHIEELSKNELLEHFRKLLLVSLWGNKCDLSISAGKENSQKTSPIDSLNDLEPFILVDDSNMVWSSLLSAQKPVQPGKTTPGRVDIVLDNAGFELVTDLVLADFLVSSGLACEIHFHGKSFPWFVSDVTANDFQWIIRKVMAANHMWMSKSGVQWQRYLKEGVWCYHDHPFWTQPHEFCDMAADAPDLYATLQQADLVLFKGDLNYRKLTGDRDWDHTVGFDTALRGFGPAPLCSLRTLKANVQVGLQPGQADKLTSQDPDWMTCGKYAVIQFYSPKSEQYN, encoded by the exons ATGGCGTCTGATCCGACTGTGACCGGAGTTCCTCCATCACTATCTGCCAAAGTAGTCGG GTCTTTCGCGTACTTTACAGTTAAAGACAGGTTGCCGACCATTCTCACCAAAGTTATTGATACAATTCATCGCaacaaaaacaagttttttGAAGAATATGGAGAG GAGGGCATCGAGGCGGAGAAGCAAACAATAGGCTTGCTGTCTAAGCTGAGGAACGAGCTGCAGACTGATAAACCAGTTCTCCCTCTGACTTATGGCCGACAAGATACTGAGCCGTGGAACCAGTACCTGCAGAGGCAAGTGGAAGTGCAGGGGGACCCGGAGTCCGTGAGCTGGTTCAAATCCCCCTGGCTGTACGTGGAGTGCTACATGTACCGCAGGATACAGGAAGCTGTGTGGCTCAA TCCACCCATCAATGACTATGATGTCTTTAACGAAGGAAAGACTCAGAGCTTCTTTGAGTCTCAGCAGGCTGTGATAGCCATTTGTACCTACTTGGAAGGTGTGAGGAAGCACATTGAAGAGCTGTCAAAGAATGAACTTTTGGAGCATTTCCGCAAACTGCTGCTG GTTTCTCTTTGGGGTAACAAATGTGATTTGTCTATCTCTGCTGGCAAAGAGAACTCACAGAAGACCAGTCCAATTGACTCCCTCAACGACCTAGAACCTTTTATTTTAGTGGATGATTCTAACATGGTATGGTCATCTCTTCTTTCTGCTCAGAAGCCAGTGCAGCCAGGTAAAACCACGCCAGGCCGGGTGGACATTGTACTAGATAATGCTGGCTTTGAGTTAGTTactgacttggtgttggcagatTTTCTGGTCTCCTCTGGCCTTGCGTGCGAGATCCATTTTCATGGCAAATCCTTCCCGTGGTTTGTCTCTGACGTCACAGCTAATGATTTTCAGTGGATCATCCGAAAGGTCATGGCAGCCAATCACATGTGGATGTCGAAGAGTGGAGTGCAGTGGCAGCGGTACCTGAAAGAGGGCGTGTGGTGCTATCATGATCATCCCTTCTGGACTCAGCCTCATGAGTTCTGTGATATGGCCGCTGATGCTCCAGACCTATACGCAACCTTGCAGCAGGCAGACCTGGTGCTCTTTAAAGGTGATCTCAACTACAGGAAGCTAACGggggacagggactgggaccACACGGTGGGCTTTGATACAGCGCTGCGAGGATTTGGACCTGCACCGCTATGTAGCCTAAGAACTCTCAAGGCCAATGTTCAGGTCGGTCTGCAGCCGGGCCAAGCAGATAAGCTCACTTCACAAGATCCAGACTGGATGACCTGTGGCAAGTATGCTGTCATTCAGTTCTACAGCCCAAAGTCCGAACAATACAACTGA
- the esr1 gene encoding estrogen receptor isoform X2, whose amino-acid sequence MYKRQPCRPVLRSRISPAFTELETLSPPRLSPPLHAPLSDMYPEDSRGTGGVASVDFLEGTYDYATPTPAPTPLYSHSTAGYYSAPLDTHGPPSDSSLQSLGSGSTSPLVFVPPSTRLSPFMHPPSQHYLESTSASIYRSTQQPASRDDQCGTSEESYTLEAGGAAAGAAGFEMAKETRFCAVCSDYASGYHYGVWSCEGCKAFFKRSIQGHNDYMCPATNQCTIDRNRRKSCQACRLRKCYEVGMMKGGVRKDRGRVLRHGKRRSGTSDRVKATKVLEHRAAPPQDGRKHRSSAGGEEGRSPDTAMPPDQVLLLLQGAEPPILSSRQKLNRPYTEVTIMGLLTNMADKELVHMIAWAKKLPGFLQLSLHDQVQLLESSWLEVLMIGLIWRSIHCPGKLIFAQDLILDRSEGDCVEGFAEIFDMLLATTSRFRVLKLKPEEFVCLKAIVLLNSGAFSFCTGTMEPLHDSVAVQNMLDTITDALVHHISQSGCSVQQQLRRQAQLLLLLSHIRHMSNKGMEHLYSMKCKNRVPLYDLLLEMLDAHHLHRPIRSTQPWSQADREPPAATSGSGASSAGSSSAPRGSHEGPSRAPTGPGVLQYGRPLSDCTHIL is encoded by the exons ATGTATAAGAG GCAGCCTTGCAGACCGGTGCTCAGATCCAGGATCAGCCCAGCCTTCACAGAGCTGGAGACTCTCTCCCCGCCACGTCTCTCGCCTCCGCTTCATGCCCCCCTCAGTGACATGTACCCCGAAGACAGCCGGGGGACTGGAGGGGTAGCCTCTGTGGACTTCCTGGAAGGGACGTACGACTATGCCACCCCCACCCCTGCTCCCACTCCTCTCTACAGCCACTCCACTGCAGGCTACTACTCGGCTCCTCTGGACACCCACGGACCGCCGTCTGACAGCAGTCTGCAGTCCTTAGGCAGCGGGTCCACCAGCCCCCTGGTGTTCGTGCCCCCCAGCACTCGACTCAGCCCCTTTATGCACCCGCCCAGTCAACACTACCTAGAGTCCACCTCCGCATCCATCTACAG GTCCACTCAGCAGCCGGCGTCCAGAGACGACCAGTGCGGCACCAGCGAGGAGTCCTACACTCTGGAGGCCGGCGGGGCCGCAGCAGGAGCTGCCGGCTTTGAGATGGCCAAGGAGACGCGCTTCTGCGCCGTGTGCAGCGACTACGCCTCCGGGTACCACTACGGGGTGTGGTCCTGTGAGGGCTGCAAGGCTTTCTTCAAGAGGAGCATCCAGG GTCACAATGACTATATGTGCCCAGCGACCAATCAGTGTACTATAGACAGGAATCGGAGGAAGAGCTGCCAGGCCTGTCGCCTCAGAAAGTGTTACGAAGTGGGCATGATGAAAGGAG GTGTGCGTAAGGACCGCGGCCGTGTCCTACGCCATGGAAAACGAAGGAGCGGCACTAGCGACAGAGTCAAAGCCACTAAGGTCCTGGAGCACAGAGCAGCGCCTCCACAAGACGGGAGGAAACACCGCAGCAGTGCtgggggggaggaaggaaggtCACCAGACACTGCCATGCCTCCGGATCAG gtcctcctcctgctgcagggaGCCGAGCCCCCGATACTGAGCTCCCGTCAGAAGCTGAACCGCCCCTACACTGAGGTGACCATCATGGGCCTGCTgaccaacatggccgacaaggagCTGGTCCACATGATAGCCTGGGCCAAGAAGCTTCCAG GGTTTCTGCAGCTGTCACTTCATGACCaagtgcagctgctggagagctCCTGGCTGGAGGTGCTGATGATCGGGCTCATCTGGAGATCCATCCACTGCCCCGGCAAGCTCATCTTTGCACAGGACCTCATACTCGACAG GAGCGAAGGCGACTGCGTGGAGGGCTTCGCGGAGATCTTCGACATGCTGCTGGCCACCACGTCCCGCTTCCGTGTGCTCAAGCTCAAACCCGAGGAGTTTGTTTGCCTTAAAGCCATCGTCCTGCTGAACTCCG GAGCTTTCTCGTTCTGCACCGGGACCATGGAGCCGCTCCACGACAGTGTGGCGGTGCAGAACATGTTGGACACCATCACCGATGCGCTCGTGCACCACATCAGCCAATCGGGATGCTCGGTTCAGCAGCAGTTGAGACGAcaggcccagctgctgctgctattgtcCCACATCAGGCACATGAG TAACAAAGGCATGGAGCACCTCTACAGCATGAAGTGCAAGAACCGGGTGCCTCTGTAcgacctgctgctggagatgctggacgcccaccacctccaccgccCCATCAGGTCCACTCAGCCCTGGTCCCAGGCTGACAGAGAGCCCCCCGCCGCCAccagcggcagcggcgcctcCTCCGCCGGCTCCAGCTCGGCACCCAGAGGCAGCCACGAGGGCCCGAGCAGAGCGCCCACAGGCCCCGGCGTCCTGCAGTACGGCCGCCCGCTCTCCGACTGCACCCACATCCTATGA